AGTAATCAAAGCCAGCACAATTATGGATAATTTAAAGTTCTGTAGATAAAGTGAGGTTTCTACATTTGACAGTAATTTTCAACACCTacactcaatttttttttcaggcaccTGTCTCACTCTTACATAAGTAACTGGGGACTGTGGCAGTGTTTTGTTGATGAGAAGCCTTGAGAAGGATTTGGGATAGGGAAAGTTGTGGCTTTGGGAAGGGCCCTgtgggcagaggggcagagtGGGTGCACAGAATGACAAAAGgataagcatttttttaattaaaactgccTGGACCCATTTGTCATGATGAAGATCTCTCTTTCAGGCTGCAGTGTGTGTTAGCTTATCACTGTCCACAAACCAGGAGCCACCACAAAAAGGTAGGCAGGGCAAGGTTATTAGGGGCTGAAACTTCCCTGCCAAATAAAGACTAGCATGAATTAAAATGAGTACAAGCAAATCCTCTACATTTTGGAATAGGAACACAAACTTGTTGGCTTTTTCTTCATAAACTTAGTTGCTGCTTGAAAGGTTTGCATTGTCATCCAGCCTTATCAGCTGAGAATCAACAGTTGGTATGAGGATATCAGTGTCCAGGGCCCAGTGACTCCCAGCAACATCCATGAACTGAATTAGCTCCTGGAGGCTGAAGAAACATTTCAATTGAAGTGCTGAATGCAGGCTTGGAAGGTACTGATACAAAGCAGGGGGGTTAGAAACCCGGGCTTCCACGTAAATTGGTGTAATAAAATGGAACACACCCTTTTGGAAGGGCAGGGTGATAGGTAACAAACTGACTTTTCCTGTTCACATCCATTCTCCAATTTCACTTGCTCACACCCATGTGCTGACAAGCCCACAGGGCTGGCCAGGCTCCACTGCATGTGATCCAGACGACAGGGGACACTGCCTTCAAAGtctttgttgtgtttcttgACTGATGATCACAAACCAACACTGGGTGTGAGGCACACACCCTTCTGgagttggtggtggtgggtATCTTGCATGGTCTCTTCCCTCTTAGGCAGAATTCCCCAagtgttattatttttttttttttttaaatttggattattttatgGCTCTAGTCCAGTTTACCTTTGTCATCTTATCTTTAGGACAGTCTGTTTCTCCCTTGCTGTGTGGTCACTTGAATGACACTAGTGTTCTCAGCACATCATTTTGCCTTAACCCTTCTATCTTAGCCATGCATTGATGCACTCTGTGTGCAGGCCAATATTCACATACTTGTTACAAACCTCTACAGTACCAGTCACCCACTAGTGCTGGTGATGGGAACTTGACAGGAAAATTGTCTGTGAGCTAAAAGCCTTGGCAAGAGTTTCTTAAAATTGCTTTCAGCACACATGAATATCCTGTCCAGTTTGGGTTTAAAACTACCTGCCTTTTCTCAGCTTGAAAGCTTCTTCCTGGTTGGTTATTAGTAAATGTTACCACTTCTGTACTCTGCAATAAGCCAGTTGCTGTCCAAATAGAtgagaaaaaacccccaaagtatttctttcccttgaAGGTTGGTGTTCTTAGGcagaaaacaaacctgttttttGCAAGACTCCAGGAGGACAGCAGTTCCTTACCCTCTCCATCTAATCTGTTTTATCTGCTGGTGGGGCACTAAGTGTATTTATATACTGAGTTTCCATTCTTATCAAACACAAATATTTGCCACAGGCCTCATCCAAGGTCTCCTGAGACCCGTGGTActcttaaaaatgtaacttaACTAGAGCAGTCCCCCAGGTTTTTTCCAGTTTAGTTTTAGTTGGGTTATAGGGTATTTTCTTAGCAActaagtggtttttttttcaatataggAAAAGACCAACACATCACTGTGATCTCCTCAGTTGTGGAGACTCCCTAAAATTCTTTCTCAGGTGTAGTTCTTGTCAGTGAGGAAACTACGAAGTGTTTTGACATTGTCAGTGAggaactgaaacacagaagtcAATGAGCAATTAAGCTTTAATGGACACATTCCATATAAAAATAGCACATGTGGTATGGCATAGAACAGATTGCTGTTTAGCTCTCTGGGCCTCTTATTTAAAGAGAGCAAAAGAGAGGCAGTGCAGGTGGCCAGGTACAGGAGTCCAGGTGAGAGGAATTGGTTCCATGATAAATAACACGGGGAATGTGGAGAGTTGTGAGCTTTGAAGAGCCTGGCCCTCTGCAAGCCACAGACTCAATGAGCAGTGTTGATTTTGCCTCTTCCTCACCAATTTATTCGGTAAAATGGCATCAACTCGCATCCCCTTTTCCCAGGCCCTTTCCCATCCCTGCCAACAACCATTTGGGCAGTGAGAGGGATCAAAGTGATAACCTGGGTTGCAACTACTCTGTTCCCTTGAGGCTCAGCACCCAGTCCCTGACTGGGCAGTCTGATAACCCACATTGTCAGGAGAAAAGGTGTGCATGTGTTAAGGGAGTGGGGAAATGCAACCACAGCTAGGGGTTTGTACAGGACCTAACCTGTCAGATGTTTCAGGTAATGGTCTGATCAGGAGATGACAAAAGAACAAATTGATAAAAGCAACACAACAAAATTATTAGTCCGGGATTGCACAGAAAACGTACAATTTTAATCTCATAAATACCaacatataaatatttaactgtGTCTCCAGTGATGAAATTTAGCAACACTCTGCATTGCCATTGAGCCAGCTTTGCCACCTCTTGAATTTATTATATGAATGATTGATTGCTTTCGAAGTCCCAAGAACTGCCTGGTGCCaaacctgcagccctgcaggcaggacCAAACCATCACCTCCAGGCAGCTTGTGGTCATTGTTTCAGGCAATAGCAACAATGTGAGTCTCCTTGTGGCAGGAGGTGAGTGAGTTCCTGTTACACCTGCAGTAGAAATTAGGAGTGCAGCAAAGCACCATAGACATGACCAACCCCAGAAGAAGCATGAGACAAATTACCCATTTTATCATCCCCGAGTAGATGAATGGGAGGATGAGGATAGTGAGgatcaccagcagcagcaggagcagcacaagtCTCTGGACAGCCAGTCTGTTGTCTGCTGGAACATTTTCCTCTGTGTATTGCCTGCTCTGAGTCCAGCTAGTGCTGTCAAGCCCTATAGCAGAAATGTGTACCTCAGGATTTGAATCAAGGTTTTCCAAGTGCTCCATGATATCttctttattttgaagtgtGCGGATGAGTCCTCCTGACACACCAGTGGCCTTTCTGCAGAGGGGGCAGGTGATGAGCCAGGTGTCATCTTCTCTCCTGAGGATGAGCTTGAGGCAGACAGCACAGAAGGCATGCTGGCAGTCCAGGAGCTTTGGGATTCTGTAGATGTTGTACTTGTTGAAGCAAACTAGGCAGTCCATGTCAAGAGATGCTGTGGTTGGACACTGCTGGTTCCTTTCCAAACTGCATATTTGGGCAGAGGTTGCGTTCATTAGCATAACGAGAGGCTCTGACTTTGGACAGTCTGTTTCCAAAATGGCTGGTTTAGAGGCATCAGGACTGGCTGGCTCTGTGCCTGAAGGTCCCTCCATTTCTTTAACACCTTCTTCAGTGAATTCCAGCCTCTCCACATCCACACTGTTTTCAGCTGggggtcctgctctgctcagt
The nucleotide sequence above comes from Apus apus isolate bApuApu2 chromosome 20, bApuApu2.pri.cur, whole genome shotgun sequence. Encoded proteins:
- the RNF186 gene encoding E3 ubiquitin-protein ligase RNF186, which produces MEKSSGKLNNGSTAPGVPQAEEDSPVPAEEGAAGLSRAGPPAENSVDVERLEFTEEGVKEMEGPSGTEPASPDASKPAILETDCPKSEPLVMLMNATSAQICSLERNQQCPTTASLDMDCLVCFNKYNIYRIPKLLDCQHAFCAVCLKLILRREDDTWLITCPLCRKATGVSGGLIRTLQNKEDIMEHLENLDSNPEVHISAIGLDSTSWTQSRQYTEENVPADNRLAVQRLVLLLLLLVILTILILPFIYSGMIKWVICLMLLLGLVMSMVLCCTPNFYCRCNRNSLTSCHKETHIVAIA